The genomic interval GAATGGGTAATATTTAATCTTAAATACACACGTACGATTATCAAAGAATAAAGTTAAATGAAATGGCACGCCACCATGATATATATCTTGAGACGTACCTCTTTAAAACAAGTGTagtaaaacaacacaaaaaaaaaaccaaacataaTACATGCACATTGAGTATAaacttattaataataaataaagaaGTCAAAGTTTGATAATTCTGTCGTTCTTAGTTTTAGCAGTTTCCAGAAAATATTGATGGTGAGTCTGAATTAACTGCTGTATAAATTGTTGcatttctatataaaatagaaaaagtagaaacttcacaggtcgctcatcacgacaaaaacgaaaatgttgcgggctcggtttgattgaacctgttcatggacaaGTCATGCCAAAATCGTCACCAAGAAAGATGATACAGAGTTCTAGTTTTGAATTGTGATAACACTCTTCTATGTTCAACATTTTACAAGGGTGTGAACACTTTTATGAAGTCGGATTTATTTGTGGTGACAATGAGTCTAAATCCGACTGGAAAGAAGCATATCGACATTGGATCCTTGAGCCCATCTTCAGCCCTCAGTGTAACGCCTATTTTAGAATTATCGCGCACCTGCATAATGTTATTGGAACTGCTTCCGCATACGAATAACTGATCGTTATTATCCACGCATATTCCCCAAGGCCATTTCATCTCCGGGTCTGAAAATGCTGGCGTTACTTCTCCCGATTTTTTCAACGTTATGAGACCTTTCTCTCCATCCGTTACGTAAATTTTGCTACCGTCGTTCGAAACAGCAATTCGCATTGGGATAGAAAAGATTCCATCATTTAAATGGTCATGTTCTATAGCGCGGATGAGTTTTCCCTGAGGTGTGTAAACACGTAAATGCCCTTTGACCTCGTGCTCCAGTCCTCCGCAGATGATGAACAATTCCCCTGCCCAATATTCCATACCGCGTCCTTCTACTCCAATGTCGAATTTCTTGCCAAGTGTGAGTTTTGGGTCTACTTTAACCAGCTGAAGTGATTTCTCATCGGGAAGGCTGACTATTGCCTCGTTTGTTGAGATATGACAAACGTCGTTCGGTGCAGACGGTAGGCGAATATTGTCAACGACGGTGAAAAACTTGTCGAGGAGTTTTAGTTTTTGGTTACTCCAGTCTGTCATGAGAATTCTTTCGTCGGCGACAACAGAAGCACCATTGATGacacatatttccttgtcatctTCAACACCTACATGGATTTCATTGAGGCGATACTTGAAGATAAAATGACCGAGAAGTCCGTTTCTCATGTTGTACAGCCATTCTTCAATGCTAGGTTCGACAACAAATGTAAGCCTCTGGCCCAGTGTACCCCTTTTTATGGCGGCATAGTATTGCTTTCCTTCCATGAGTTTACGTTTGGCTCGGTGTGTGTAAACAAAAATGTCCGGCTCCAAATTGGTTGGACTTAACGGCTTTTCAAGTTCCCGTTCTAACTGGCGCATAGATTTCAGGATGGCTTCACATCTAAGGATGTCTTCATTTATTTGTACAGCATTTCTCGTGTATATTTCTCGCATCTGAATCTTAGTTTTCCTCTCCATTTCATCAAGTAGCTCATTGACTCTCACACGTATATCCTTCATGGTTGCTAAAACACGATCATTTTGCTCCGCTAGATTTAGAAGACCCTTTTCAACGGTGGCTTTGAGTTGCTCAAATTCTTTCTTCATTTTTTGGACATTTGTCTTATTATCTTTGTATTGTTTACCTTT from Mercenaria mercenaria strain notata chromosome 2, MADL_Memer_1, whole genome shotgun sequence carries:
- the LOC123563149 gene encoding uncharacterized protein LOC123563149 yields the protein MGKKQAAANIQPPAAANSQPPAAANSQPPAGKKVPMINTASEGEFRCTTCERESIQTEASNFCVDCEANLCPTCVSQHKKFPTMRGHKILGKSARRHINMDVEEEENLLECHNHPGKMVDMYCPEHDEVSCGGCMAVYHKTCSDVVFISEASKNILKGKQYKDNKTNVQKMKKEFEQLKATVEKGLLNLAEQNDRVLATMKDIRVRVNELLDEMERKTKIQMREIYTRNAVQINEDILRCEAILKSMRQLERELEKPLSPTNLEPDIFVYTHRAKRKLMEGKQYYAAIKRGTLGQRLTFVVEPSIEEWLYNMRNGLLGHFIFKYRLNEIHVGVEDDKEICVINGASVVADERILMTDWSNQKLKLLDKFFTVVDNIRLPSAPNDVCHISTNEAIVSLPDEKSLQLVKVDPKLTLGKKFDIGVEGRGMEYWAGELFIICGGLEHEVKGHLRVYTPQGKLIRAIEHDHLNDGIFSIPMRIAVSNDGSKIYVTDGEKGLITLKKSGEVTPAFSDPEMKWPWGICVDNNDQLFVCGSSSNNIMQVRDNSKIGVTLRAEDGLKDPMSICFFPVGFRLIVTTNKSDFIKVFTPL